A section of the Salmo trutta chromosome 4, fSalTru1.1, whole genome shotgun sequence genome encodes:
- the LOC115191558 gene encoding ras-related and estrogen-regulated growth inhibitor-like protein, with protein sequence MNDIKLALLGSEGAGKSAVLVRFLTKRFIGEYASNTNSLYRKRLSIDGRQLNLEVFDPCSQGTEARCILEEPVDWADGFVVVYNISDRTSFINAENILQQIRETRIENCKGEVEVPVCLVGNKQDLCHARQVCEEEGRSLAQENRCLFQEVSAAESYQEIANLFTQLIRQVMEHLKYRADRRRYSSSKSMAKLINNMFGKRRKSV encoded by the exons ATGAACGACATCAAACTGGCCCTGCTGGGCAGTGAGGGCGCTGGGAAATCAG CTGTCCTGGTGCGGTTTCTGACCAAGCGCTTCATCGGGGAGTACGCCTCCAACACTA ATTCACTGTATCGTAAAAGACTATCCATTGACGGTAGACAGCTGAATCTGGAGGTGTTTGACCCATGCTCTCAG GGAACTGAGGCTAGGTGTATACTGGAGGAGCCGGTGGACTGGGCTGATGGCTTTGTGGTGGTGTACAACATCAGCGACCGAACATCCTTCATCAATGCTGAAAACATTCTGCAGCAGATCAGAGAGACACGGATTGAGAACTGCAAAGG GGAGGTGGAGGTGCCAGTCTGTCTTGTGGGCAACAAGCAGGACCTGTGCCACGCCCGGCAGGTTTGTGAGGAGGAGGGCCGCTCGCTGGCGCAGGAGAACCGCTGCCTTTTCCAGGAGGTGTCGGCGGCCGAGAGCTACCAGGAGATCGCCAACCTCTTCACCCAGCTCATCAGACAAGTGATGGAGCACCTCAAGTACCGGGCCGACCGACGCCGCTACAGCAGCTCCAAGTCCATGGCCAAGCTCATCAACAACATGTTTGGCAAGAGGAGGAAGTCCGTGTGA